From one Populus alba chromosome 17, ASM523922v2, whole genome shotgun sequence genomic stretch:
- the LOC118030961 gene encoding uridine/cytidine kinase UKL1, chloroplastic isoform X1, with product MPEETNSIDYVMEKASGPHFSGLRLDGLLSSPPSSSTASPSHRSASASDSNAPKQPFVIGVSGGTASGKTTVCDMIIQQLHDHRVVLVNQDSFYRGLTAEESKRVHEYNFDHPDAFDTEQLLDCVQKMRSGHSYQVPIYDFKSHRRCSDSFRQVNASDVIILEGILVFHDQRVRNLMNMKIFVDTDADVRLARRIRRDTVERGRDINSVLEQYAKFVKPAFDDFVLPSKKYADVIIPRGGDNHVAIDLIVQHIHTKLGQHDLCKIYPNVHVIQSTFQIRGMHTLIRDKEISKHDFVFYSDRLIRLVVEHGLGHLPFTEKQVVTPTGSVYTGVDFCKKLCGVSIVRSGESMENALRACCKGIKIGKLLIHRDGDNGKQLIYEKLPKDISERHVLLLDPVLATGNSANQAIEILIQKGVPESHIIFLNLISAPEGIHCVCKRFPSLKIVTSEIDVALNEEFRVIPGMGEFGDRYFGTDD from the exons ATGCCGGAAGAGACCAATTCTATTGACTACGTAATGGAGAAGGCCTCAGGTCCTCACTTCTCCGGCCTCCGTCTCGATGGCCTGCTTTCTTCTCCTCCGTCTTCCTCCACTGCGTCTCCCTCTCACCGCTCCGCCTCCGCTTCCGACTCCAATGCTCCCAAACAACCTTTTGTCATTG GTGTTTCTGGTGGTACGGCTTCCGGTAAGACTACAGTGTGCGATATGATCATTCAACAGCTTCATGATCACCGTGTTGTTCTTGTTAatcag gaTTCATTTTACCGTGGCTTGACGGCTGAAGAATCGAAGCGAGTGCATGAGTATAATTTTGATCATCCTG ATGCTTTTGATACGGAGCAGCTTTTAGACTGTGTTCAAAAGATGAGAAGTGGGCATTCTTATCAAGTTCCAATCTATGATTTTAAGAGCCATCGCCGATGTTCGGATAGCTTCAGGCAG GTAAACGCTTCTGATGTGATTATCCTTGAGGGGATTCTGGTTTTCCATGACCAGCGTGTTCGCAACCTGATGAACATGAAAATCTTTGTTGACACAG ATGCTGATGTGAGGCTTGCTCGTAGAATAAGGCGTGACACAGTTGAGAGGGGTAGGGACATAAACTCAGTTCTTGAACAG TATGCTAAATTTGTGAAGCCtgcttttgatgattttgtgtTGCCTTCAAAGAAGTATGCTGATGTGATCATCCCACGGGGAGGTGACAATCATGTTGCCATTGATTTAATTGTGCAACATATCCACACTAAGCTAGGTCAACATGATCTGTGCAAAATATATCCAAATGTGCATGTCATTCAGTCAACTTTTCAG ATAAGAGGCATGCATACACTGATTCGAGACAAGGAGATATCAAAGcatgattttgtattttattcagACCGACTTATCCGTCTG GTTGTGGAACATGGTCTGGGCCATTTGCCATTCACTGAGAAGCAAGTAGTGACACCAACAG GATCGGTTTACACTGGTGTTGACTTTTGCAAGAAATTATGTGGGGTTTCTATTGTTCGAAG TGGAGAAAGCATGGAAAATGCATTGCGAGCATGCTGCAAAGGAATAAAAATTGGAAAATTACTCATCCACCGTGATGGAGACAATGGAAAACAG CTTATATATGAGAAGCTCCCCAAGGATATTTCAGAACGGCATGTCCTGCTTCTAGACCCTGTTCTTGCTACAG GTAACTCTGCAAACCAAGCGATAGAAATTCTCATACAGAAAGGAGTTCCAGAATCCCACATCATATTCCTAAACCTAATATCT GCTCCTGAGGGCATCCATTGCGTTTGCAAAAGGTTCCCATCCTTGAAAATCGTCACTTCAGAGATTGATGTTGCCTTAAACGAGGAATTTCGGGTCATACCAGGCATGGGTGAGTTTGGTGACCGGTACTTCGGCACTGATGATTAA
- the LOC118030961 gene encoding uridine/cytidine kinase UKL1, chloroplastic isoform X2, producing MPEETNSIDYVMEKASGPHFSGLRLDGLLSSPPSSSTASPSHRSASASDSNAPKQPFVIGVSGGTASGKTTVCDMIIQQLHDHRVVLVNQDSFYRGLTAEESKRVHEYNFDHPDAFDTEQLLDCVQKMRSGHSYQVPIYDFKSHRRCSDSFRQVNASDVIILEGILVFHDQRVRNLMNMKIFVDTDADVRLARRIRRDTVERGRDINSVLEQYAKFVKPAFDDFVLPSKKYADVIIPRGGDNHVAIDLIVQHIHTKLGQHDLCKIYPNVHVIQSTFQIRGMHTLIRDKEISKHDFVFYSDRLIRLVVEHGLGHLPFTEKQVVTPTGSVYTGVDFCKKLCGVSIVRSGESMENALRACCKGIKIGKLLIHRDGDNGKQLIYEKLPKDISERHVLLLDPVLATGSCSSLDCSSLLIFSLWNFRLLRASIAFAKGSHP from the exons ATGCCGGAAGAGACCAATTCTATTGACTACGTAATGGAGAAGGCCTCAGGTCCTCACTTCTCCGGCCTCCGTCTCGATGGCCTGCTTTCTTCTCCTCCGTCTTCCTCCACTGCGTCTCCCTCTCACCGCTCCGCCTCCGCTTCCGACTCCAATGCTCCCAAACAACCTTTTGTCATTG GTGTTTCTGGTGGTACGGCTTCCGGTAAGACTACAGTGTGCGATATGATCATTCAACAGCTTCATGATCACCGTGTTGTTCTTGTTAatcag gaTTCATTTTACCGTGGCTTGACGGCTGAAGAATCGAAGCGAGTGCATGAGTATAATTTTGATCATCCTG ATGCTTTTGATACGGAGCAGCTTTTAGACTGTGTTCAAAAGATGAGAAGTGGGCATTCTTATCAAGTTCCAATCTATGATTTTAAGAGCCATCGCCGATGTTCGGATAGCTTCAGGCAG GTAAACGCTTCTGATGTGATTATCCTTGAGGGGATTCTGGTTTTCCATGACCAGCGTGTTCGCAACCTGATGAACATGAAAATCTTTGTTGACACAG ATGCTGATGTGAGGCTTGCTCGTAGAATAAGGCGTGACACAGTTGAGAGGGGTAGGGACATAAACTCAGTTCTTGAACAG TATGCTAAATTTGTGAAGCCtgcttttgatgattttgtgtTGCCTTCAAAGAAGTATGCTGATGTGATCATCCCACGGGGAGGTGACAATCATGTTGCCATTGATTTAATTGTGCAACATATCCACACTAAGCTAGGTCAACATGATCTGTGCAAAATATATCCAAATGTGCATGTCATTCAGTCAACTTTTCAG ATAAGAGGCATGCATACACTGATTCGAGACAAGGAGATATCAAAGcatgattttgtattttattcagACCGACTTATCCGTCTG GTTGTGGAACATGGTCTGGGCCATTTGCCATTCACTGAGAAGCAAGTAGTGACACCAACAG GATCGGTTTACACTGGTGTTGACTTTTGCAAGAAATTATGTGGGGTTTCTATTGTTCGAAG TGGAGAAAGCATGGAAAATGCATTGCGAGCATGCTGCAAAGGAATAAAAATTGGAAAATTACTCATCCACCGTGATGGAGACAATGGAAAACAG CTTATATATGAGAAGCTCCCCAAGGATATTTCAGAACGGCATGTCCTGCTTCTAGACCCTGTTCTTGCTACAG GATCTTGCTCGAGTTTAGATTGTTCAAGTCTACTGATATTTTCACTCTGGAACTTCAGGCTCCTGAGGGCATCCATTGCGTTTGCAAAAGGTTCCCATCCTTGA